Proteins from one Phalacrocorax carbo chromosome 19, bPhaCar2.1, whole genome shotgun sequence genomic window:
- the MADCAM1 gene encoding mucosal addressin cell adhesion molecule 1, with protein sequence MEPAPLLLLLGLLWGCSGQPADKLVVVPQELVVRYGGSAQLNCSLACMGGTVQWKGLDTNLGTITSFPTHSVLNISSAVVAMEGTKICQGTCQGQHYQRTVNLKVYALPDTLQLEVGPRALKPGQPARLRCSAQRVYPLEKLALTWYRGDQELEETGFDDTETDEQLFDIVSTLLVAGKEVEEGVEFRCKVMLSIGQETFTRVASVTVSAGAVTEQPVATATSTGSPQTAAATTGSPSTAGPTTTTVLPPELSVSTHDPTTAQTTTPWEPNAKTILELAAATDSPSTEHPVTHDLVTGSPTARLATTTLPGSGTTSPLAEVQGTAADSTSWGSPSEKATGPSVGTVPACSLRIWSLPPNGTRGRALHIKCRAWCAGNATIHWLHTPVALSQYREEVVGSSSTLWLDHAGPQHQGHYQCTLLGHHSQAVSLQLTVLDDSFSLGPAIAMGTTVSLLGLIMTGIISRCLWKRFRSQDLYKLP encoded by the exons ATGGAACCggctcctctcctcctcctcctcggctTGCTGTGGGGCTGCAGTG GGCAACCTGCAGACAAGCTGGTGGTGGTGCCACAGGAGCTGGTGGTGCGGTACGGGGGCTCGGCACAGCTGAACTGCTCCCTGGCCTGCATGGGGGGCACAGTGCAGTGGAAGGGGCTGGACACCAACCTGGGGACCAtcacctccttccccacccacaGCGTCCTGAACATCAGCAGTGCTGTGGTCGCCATGGAGGGCACCAAGATCTGCCAGGGGACATGCCAAGGGCAGCACTACCAGCGCACTGTCAACCTGAAGGTCTATG ccctcccagaCACGCTGCAGCTGGAGGTGGGCCCCCGCGCCCTGAAGCCAGGGCAGCCCGCCAGACTGCGCTGCTCAGCCCAGAGGGTGTACCCGCTCGAGAAGCTGGCGCTCACCTGGTACCGGGGGGACCAAGAGCTGGAGGAGACAGGCTTCGATGACACGGAGACTGATGAACAGCTGTTTGACATCGTGTCCACTCTGCTGGTGGCTGGGAAGGAGGTGGAAGAGGGGGTGGAGTTCAGGTGCAAGGTGATGCTGAGCATCGGGCAGGAGACCTTCACCCGGGTGGCATCTGTGACCGTGAGTGCTGGAG CTGTGACAGAGCAGCCAGTGGCCACGGCCACCTCCACGGGGAGCCCCCAGACAGCGGCAGCTACAACAGGGAGCCCCAGCACAGCCGGGCCCACGACCACCACGGTGTTGCCCCCAGAGCTGAGTGTCTCCACACATGACCCCACCACAGCCCAGACCACCACACCATGGGAGCCCAACGCCAAGACcatcctggagctggctgctgccaccgACTCCCCCTCCACAGAGCACCCTGTCACCCACGACCTCGTCACAGGCAGTCCCACGGCACGCCTGGCCACCACCACGCTCCCTGGCTCCGGCACCACGAGCCCCCTTGCTGAGGTGCAGGGGACAGCTGCGGACAGCACCAGCTGGGGGTCTCCCAGCGAGAAGGCGACAGGGCCATCCGTGGGGAcagtgcctgcctgcagcctgcggATCTGGTCACTGCCTCCCAACGGGACACGGGGCAGGGCCCTGCACATCAAGTGCCGCGCGTGGTGCGCCGGGAATGCCACCATCCACTGGCTGCACACCCCTGTGGCCCTCTCACAGTACCgggaggaggtggtgggcaGCAGCTCCACGCTGTGGCTGGACCATGCCGGGCCCCAGCACCAGGGCCACTACCAGTGCACCCTGCTCGGCCACCACTCCCAGGCGGTCAGTCTGCAGCTGACAGTCTTGGACG ATTCCTTCAGCTTGGGCCCTGCCATTGCCATGGGGACAACGGTCTCGCTGTTAGGACTCATCATGACTGGCATCATCTCTCGTTGCCTGTGGAAACGATTCAGATCTCAGGACCTGTACAAGCTGCCCTAG